The genomic region TTGACGACTACCGGCAGCTTCCCTGCCCAGGCTTCCCACGTCTCCGGACTTGTCGCCAGCTCGCACATAAAGTGCGCGACGTTCGCCATATTGGTGCTGTCCGGCTTGAATAGGCTGCTCACAAGAGTCTCATGCAGCTGGTACTGCGAAACGTCACCTTCCAAGAGCGTGTCCGGGCGAACGGCGACCCACTCTATGGGCGGATTGCGCGTCCCGATCTCACGACAGAGGAAGTCCGCGGCGCGCTGATTGTCCCTGGCTGGAGGAACCACGCCACGGAGCACCCACAAGACCAGCTTCTCGAACAGGCCGCGGCGCGTGTCGAGAGCCTCAGGATGATTGACCGAGACGCTGCTCATGAGGATGAACTTCACCGGTCTGTCCGGTTGCGAGCTTCCGATTGCCCCGCATAGGCGCTTCGTGGCTCTCGTGACCAAGTCGCGCGGAGAGCCGAAGATACCCCTGAGGCTGGTGGTGTGACCGAGGCACGAGATGACAGCATCGCAGCCGCTGACTTGAGCAACGAGGTGCGCGTCGCTGAGGGATAGTAGGTCGGCTTCGACAACCGTCAGTCCAGGCTCCGCCTCGACGCCTTCCGGAAGCCTACCTGCAGATCGCACTATTGTGCGTGCCCGGACGCCGCGACTCAG from bacterium harbors:
- a CDS encoding SDR family oxidoreductase, producing the protein MQQTVLVIGSTGRTGRRVLEQLLSRGVRARTIVRSAGRLPEGVEAEPGLTVVEADLLSLSDAHLVAQVSGCDAVISCLGHTTSLRGIFGSPRDLVTRATKRLCGAIGSSQPDRPVKFILMSSVSVNHPEALDTRRGLFEKLVLWVLRGVVPPARDNQRAADFLCREIGTRNPPIEWVAVRPDTLLEGDVSQYQLHETLVSSLFKPDSTNMANVAHFMCELATSPETWEAWAGKLPVVVNASAPVG